The following proteins come from a genomic window of Bactrocera tryoni isolate S06 chromosome 1, CSIRO_BtryS06_freeze2, whole genome shotgun sequence:
- the LOC120766764 gene encoding protein artichoke, translated as MQHPHSHMRRIRHLNIFLLLLLYLSQIKAWRPCPELSPALRLPCRCNVVPFASTGQLGAVAMDCDRVVFHGEAPQLPYGAPIVSYSQRHSGQQVLPSQSFGTLKLPIEELDLSNNLIRRIPEKSFLGLKESLTELRLANNLLGDSLNPIFSTAEFHPLKNLKTLDLSGNKIKSIEEGLLKGCADLKDFYVDRNCLSAIPSNSLNGPNALRLLSLRHNHITILRYEAFIAQPELEVVDLRHNEIKTIEGLAFQGLRAIREIKLAGNRITNLNSDVFEHIPTLQKLDLSENFIPQFPIVSLAAIGNLKSLNLSSNMLQRLDYTHMQVVKTLEVLDLSRNGITTIPPGTFRDLAELKYLDLSLNSLRTIEDDALEGLDNLQTLVIRDNNILLVPGSALGRLPSLTTLHLDFNRVAALSSEILGSIQAEDITSLSLARNVIRELPTGSFQTFANLRTLDLSGNSLAVISADIFLGLDQSLNELKLSQNRITGLGATPLALTELRSLDLSGNNLADLPRNIFQGLENLQYLNLSGNHHLSPLPAALIRPLSHLQVIDLSNCALKQMSGDLFATLQDLKHIYLHDNNLQEINDGSFVDLWNITSIDLSNNQITSIRPGAFVNVMHIKRLNLRDNQLSAFKGEFFNTGTGLEELDISNNHLTYLFPSSFRIHPRLREIKAANNKFSFFPAELISSLQYLEYVDLSHNQLKSIEELDFARLPRLRALLVAYNQLDMLSEMAFHNSTQLQILDLSYNNLDRIGERTFEGLVRLELLNLEGNQLTELSDLIFERSKLQMLENINLAKNKFDYAPLNALQRQYFFVSSVNLSQNKIRAIPADDSIMVNIKDLDLSYNPLSEGAVRNILNEPKTVRALNLAGTGIAHLEPLETPFLQYLNLSHNNLKTIDADIFQRTTLLETLDLSDNHIESLNELADAWPKLQSLHTLDISNNSFEIISQDNFENLDMLRVLRLKSLPQVNRIEKNAFKHMPNLEKLEAYDLPLLGYLDVQGILELLPGLEDIDLEVKDSTIGTEQIQPAKHPRLKTIGIRGDRLKTISSGTLAGLKSSDLTIKLQNTSLTTLPPALLFPVPRSSHLNLDITGSKVTVLVPQFLTALEDRRSSLQLKGLATNPIHCDCNARALRRWLPNSHMTDVECQSPAFLEGKKLIEVGDDELTCDPRRMTSTTARSTSQHVLKSSSRLVTRPTTTTTEEPMIIWSLEPTQAPPMKIKTKAPLMKAPIMSNDDTLIIGIVGGVVAFIAILIIIICIVRLRMSNVEYHQGPAMIGIPPMPMGPGSVPMNFKGAPTALYAVPPYAAQSYATLPHKAPSIHQSTQNLSQRAATQNGQNSYSTMSRMSYFGGTQQQASPQSNGQQPYIIYSDDKVYR; from the exons AGTTTTGGCACACTGAAATTACCTATTGAAGAGTTGGATCTTTCGAACAATCTGATACGCCGCATACCAGAGAAATCTTTTCTCGGTCTGAAAGAGTCACTCACCGAGCTACGCTTGGCGAATAATCTACTAGGCGACAGCCTGAATCCGATATTTTCCACCGCCGAATTTCATCCGCTGAAAAATCTGAAAACGCTCGACCTATCCGGCAACAAAATCAAATCGATCGAAGAGGGTCTGCTCAAAGGCTGCGCCGACTTGAAG gATTTCTATGTGGATCGTAATTGTCTGTCTGCCATTCCATCCAACTCACTCAATGGACCAAATGCgctgcgacttctttctttgcGTCATAATCACATAA CAATACTCCGTTATGAAGCATTCATCGCGCAACCTGAACTGGAAGTCGTCGATCTGCGCCACAACGAAATCAAAACGATCGAGGGTCTGGCATTTCAAGGTTTACGCGCCATACGCGAAATCAAATTGGCCGGAAATCGCATTACCAATTTGAATAGTGACGTTTTCGAGCATATACCCACTTTGCAGAAACTAGATCTCTCCGAAAATTTCATACCTCAATTCCCAATTGTGTCGCTGGCAGCTATAGGAAATCTTAAATCACTGAATTTGTCCTCGAACATGTTGCAG CGATTGGATTACACGCATATGCAGGTGGTTAAGACCTTGGAGGTATTGGATTTGAGTCGCAATGGCATTACCACCATACCGCCGGGCACATTCCGCGATCTGGCCGAACTCAAATATCTCGACTTGAGCTTGAATTCGCTGCGTACT ATTGAAGACGATGCGCTGGAGGGTCTGGATAACCTGCAAACTCTCGTCATACGCGATAATAATATCTTACTAGTACCGGGTAGCGCTTTGGGACGCCTGCCGAGTTTGACCACCCTGCATTTGGATTTCAATCGTGTTGCTGCCTTGTCAAGTGAGATTTTGGGTTCCATTCAAGCAGAGGATATCACATCCTTATCATTAGCGCGCAATGTCATACGCGAACTACCGACTGGCAGTTTCCAAACATTCGCCAATCTGCGTACTCTCGATCTCTCCGGCAATTCGTTGGCCGTCATTAGCGCAGACATATTCTTGGGCTTGGATCAATCGCTGAATGAGCTGAAACTATCACAGAACCGCATTACTGGCTTGGGCGCAACGCCGCTGGCCTTAACCGAACTGCGTAGTCTCGATCTGAGCGGAAACAACCTCGCCGACTTGCCACGCAATATCTTCCAGGGTTTGGAGAACTTGCAATATCTCAATCTCAGCGGTAATCACCATTTATCGCCTTTACCGGCCGCGCTTATACGACCGCTTTCACATCTGCAAGTCATCGATTTGAGTAACTGCGCGCTCAAACAAATGTCCGGTGATCTGTTTGCCACACTACAAGACCTGAAGCACATCTATCTGCACGACAATAATTTACAAGAAATTAACGATGGCAGTTTTGTCGATCTTTGGAATATCACATCAATCGATTTATCAAATAATCAAATCACTTCCATCAGACCGGGTGCTTTCGTGAATGTGATGCACATCAAGCGGCTCAATCTGCGCGACAATCAGTTGTCGGCATTTAAGGGTGAATTTTTCAACACCGGCACTGGCTTAGAGGAACTCGACATTTCGAATAATCACCTCACTTATCTTTTCCCTTCTTCATTCCGCATACATCCGCGCTTGCGTGAAATCAAAGCGGCCAATAATAAATTCAGTTTCTTCCCCGCCGAACTCATTTCATCGCTGCAATATCTGGAGTACGTCGACCTGTCACACAACCAACTCAAATCGATAGAGGAGTTGGATTTCGCGCGTCTACCGCGACTACGTGCGCTGCTCGTCGCATACAATCAACTGGACATGCTCAGTGAGATGGCTTTCCACAACTCGACTCAGCTGCAGATTCTCGATTTATCTTACAACAATTTGGATCGCATTGGTGAACGCACATTCGAAGGTTTAGTGCGTCTGGAACTGCTCAATCTCGAGGGCAATCAACTGACTGAACTCTCCGATTTGATATTTGAGCGTTCGAAATTGCAAATGCTCGAAAATATAAACTTGGCTAAAAACAAATTCGATTATGCGCCACTTAATGCACTACAACGTCAGTATTTCTTCGTCTCTTCGGTTAATTTGAGTCAAAATAAAATACGCGCTATACCTGCTGATGACAGTATTATGGTAAATATCAAAGATCTTGACTTATCATACAATCCACTAAGCGAAGGTGCTGTGCGCAACATACTCAACGAGCCGAAAACTGTGCGCGCGCTTAACTTAGCCGGTACTGGCATTGCTCATCTTGAGCCACTGGAGACGCCTTTCTTACAGTATTTAAATCTCTCGCATAATAATCTCAAAACCATCGATGCTGACATCTTTCAACGCACAACGCTACTTGAAACGTTGGATCTGTCAGACAATCACATAGAGAGCCTAAACGAACTGGCAGATGCTTGGCCTAAATTGCAATCACTGCACACTTTGGATATTTCGAATAACAGCTTTGAGATTATCTCACAagataatttcgaaaatttagaCATGCTGCGTGTGTTGCGACTCAAAAGCTTGCCGCAAGTTAATCGCATCGAGAAGAACGCATTCAAACATATGCCAAATTTAGAGAAACTCGAGGCGTACGATCTACCTTTGTTGGGCTACCTCGATGTGCAAGGCATACTCGAGCTGTTGCCTGGGCTTGAAGACATCGATTTAGAAGTGAAAGATTCAACTATAGGCACCGAACAGATACAACCAGCTAAGCATCCACGACTTAAAACAATCGGTATACGCGGAGATCGTCTGAAGACTATCTCCTCCGGCACGCTGGCCGGTTTGAAAAGCAGTGACCTCACCATCAAACTGCAAAACACATCGCTTACAACACTGCCACCAGCTCTACTATTTCCTGTGCCACGGTCTTCACACCTAAACCTCGACATTACTGGCTCCAAAGTCACCGTGTTGGTGCCACAATTTCTTACCGCTCTCGAGGATCGCCGCTCCAGTTTGCAACTGAAAGGGCTTGCCACAAATCCCATACACTGTGACTGTAATGCACGTGCGCTACGCCGCTGGTTACCCAACTCACATATGACCGATGTAGAGTGTCAATCGCCTGCCTTTCTGGAGGGTAAGAAACTCATCGAAGTCGGCGATGACGAATTGACGTGTGATCCACGACGCATGACCTCCACAACGGCACGCAGCACCTCACAACATGTGTTGAAATCATCCTCGCGTCTCGTGACACGccccaccaccaccaccaccgagGAACCAATGATCATCTGGAGCTTGGAGCCCACACAAGCGCCACCGATGAAAATCAAAACCAAAGCCCCACTCATGAAGGCGCCCATTATGAGTAACGACGACACACTTATTATCGGTATTGTTGGCGGCGTTGTGGCCTTCATAGCCATACTTATCATCATCATCTGCATTGTGCGTTTGCGCATGAGCAATGTAGAGTATCACCAAGGACCGGCCATGATCGGTATACCGCCAATGCCAATGGGTCCAGGTAGTGTACCAATGAATTTCAAGGGTGCTCCCACGGCGCTCTATGCCGTTCCACCTTACGCGGCACAAAGTTATGCCACTCTGCCACACAAAGCACCGTCCATACACCAGTCCACACAGAATCTGTCGCAGCGTGCCGCCACACAAAATGGCCAGAACTCATACTCGACTATGTCGCGCATGTCGTACTTTGGTGGCACGCAGCAACAGGCCTCACCGCAGTCCAATGGTCAACAGCCGTACATTATCTATTCGGATGACAAAGTCTATAGATAA